DNA sequence from the Pedobacter schmidteae genome:
CACCATCACCTAATTCCAATACAGAAACGTCATGAGTACCACCGCCACAGTCAAACACAACAATTTTCATGTCTTTGTGTGCTTTATCTAAACCATAAGCTAATGCAGCAGCAGTTGGCTCGTTGATGATACGCTTAACATTTAAGCCTGCAATTTCGCCAGCTTCTTTTGTAGCCTGACGTTGAGCATCATTAAAATATGCAGGAACCGTGATTACAGCCTCTGTTACCTCCTGGCCTAAAAAGTCTTCCGCAGTTTTTTTCATTTTTTGCAAGATCATTGCAGAAAGTTCCTGAGGAGTATATTTACGGTCGTCAATTTCTACACGAGGTGTATTATTGTCGCCTTTTACAACTTTATAAGGTACACGGCCGGCTTCTTTTGAAACCTCAGCAAAGCTGCTACCCATAAAGCGTTTGATTGAATAAATTGTTTTTGTTGGGTTAGTTATGGCCTGGCGTTTTGCCGGCTCACCAACTTTACGCTCACCATTTTCTGCAAATGCAACAATGGATGGCGTAGTACGTTTACCCTCACTGTTGGCTATAACTACAGGTTCGTTACCTTCCATTACGGCTACGCAAGAGTTTGTTGTTCCTAAGTCTATACCAATAATTTTTGACATGTTATTTATCTCTGTTTATGTTATGAAATCTTTATTATTTATATCTGTTTAACAAGCAATGTGCCAATTGCCTTTTGGCAGAAAATCTGCTCCACACAGAATATTTAACGAATTTTATGGCCGAAAGCTGTTACAAAAATGTGACAGTATGACAGAAAAGGAAGTAAAATCTATTGATCTAACCCAAACAAACGTTCCAAATGGTGATAACCAATCCCAAAATAAGCTTTGGTTTCTGCGATCTTTTTAGCTATTTCCACCTTTTTTACTAACTGAGTATTTTCCGGGATTTGCTTGTCATCAGACTTGATACCAACAACTAACACATTTTTAGGTGTATGTGCGTCGGATATAAATTCAAAGACTTTAGTCTTATAACCAAAATATTCCAGAATCAGCGCTCTTATCCCATCCGTCACCATTTCCGCCTGCCGCTCCATAAAAATCCCATACTTTGTTAAAAAAGAAAGCTCATTCTTGGTCTTATACTTTTCCAGCTCTCTTCTGATCTGTTTATGACAGCAAGGCGCAACAACAATCAACTGCGCATTGGCTTTTATCCCTTTATAAATAGCGTCGTCTGTTGCTGTGTCGCAAGCATGCAATGCAATCAGCAAATCTATAGCAGGAACTACATAATCCTCTATAGTACCTTGAACAAAATTCAATTGATTAAAACCTGAACGTTCGGCGATACCGTTACATAAAGCCACCAGGTCTTCACGATATTCAACACCGGTTATTTGTATCTTATCTTCAGCTAATTGCTGAAGATAATCGTACAGCGCAAAAGTGAGATATCCTTTACCGGAGCCCATATCTACCACGTTCTTTATGCTTCCCACTGGCAACTCCTTCATGAGGCTACTCAAAATCTCTATATATTGATTAATCTGTTTGTACTTATCCTGAGCACTTTTAAAAACATTTCCTTCCGAATCAGTAAGTTTCAGTTCCGTCAAATAATGTTTACCAACAGACTGGATCAAACGCTTTTTTTCCCTGTTGTGAGACAAGATTGGCTGGATAGGCTTAGATAGTTCCCGTTCACGTAGCGATATCAATTGCTTTTTACTATGTTCAAGTATAAACTCCTTTTCAGTGGTAAATAACGTGGCAATCTTAAAATCATTACTGATAAAACGCTCAATTAAAGTAATCCCCTCCGCCACCGGAAAATTCTTGATGATATCACGGGTCCTATAGCGATAAGTAAATGAAAGCATATCTGATCTTTTAATCTTCACCTTTCGCACATAAATATTTTTCAATTCCTTTTCATTTCCCTGATAATTTCCTAATGAAATTTTGACAAAGGTATGTTGCGTGATGCTCTGTGATAGCTGATCCTTAAATTGCTGTAAATAGACTTGATTAGACATGGAATTTGATTACGCAACAAAGATAATCTTTTAGAAAAGGAATAGTAAATTAGCTTTATGCAATCCCTGTTTTTCATCGCCATTCTGCCTCCAACTGCCATCAGCAATGACATAGATGAAATCAGAAAACAATGTTCGCTGGACCATAAGGTATATAAAGCGTTGAAGCCTCCTGTGCACATTACCATCATACCTCCGTTCAGGCTTGAACAGGTGTTAGAATCTAAACTTATTTCATATCTCGAACTGTGCAGAAATTTTCAGCCATTTGAGCAAAAATTAAAGGACTATGCTGGCTTTCCGCCAAGAGTTATATTTATTAATGCAATGAAGAATCCAGGCATTACTGCTTTGCATAAGCAAATAAAAGACCGGATAAAAACCTTTCTAAAAGAAAGTCGTGGTTCCATCAATCCCCACATTACTATTGCCTACAGAGACGTTGAACCCCAAGTCTATATGCAAATCATGGAAGAGTATAGCAAACGTAATTTCCAGGCAGATTTCATCGTCAATAAATTTGCCTTGTTAAAACACGACGGAAAGAAGTGGAACCTTTTTAAAGAATTTGAATCGACATCAGTACAGGAAGGGCAATACAAAATGGATATATAACACAAAAAGCCCTGTTCTACTTGAACAGGGCTTTCCTTTATGATGACAAGGGAATAAATTATTCGCCTTTATCTTCTGTTTTTGTTTCAGTTGCAGGAGCAACATCTTCGGTTGCAGGAGCTTCTTCAGCTACAACTTCCGCTTTCTCAGCTTTAGCTGCAGGTGCATCAGATTTTTTCGCTTTGCTTCTGCCACGACGAGTTGTTTTCTTCTCAGCAGACTCTGCCTCTTTACCATACACCTCATTGTAATCAACCAATTCAATTAATGCCATTTCTGCATTATCACCCAAACGATTGTTCAACTTGATGATCCTGGTATAACCACCCGGACGGTTAGCTACTTTTGCGGCTACATCACGGAATAATTCAGTCACAGTCTCTTTATCTTGCAAATAGCTAAATACAATACGACGTGAATGGGTAGTATCGTTTTTAGATTTTGTAATGATAGGCTCAACATACATACGCAAAGCTTTTGCTTTAGCCAAAGTTGTTGAAATCCTCTTGTGCTTAATTAACGATGAAGCCATGTTAGCCAACATCGCCTTACGATGTGAATCTGTTCTTCCTAAGTGGTTTACTTTTTTACCGTGTCTCATTTTTTGATTTATTCAGTGTATACCGTCTCTATAAATTTAATCTGAGGGATTTATACACTATTAACAATATTTGTTATTTACGACTTATTATTCTTCGTCTAATTTAAATTTCGATAAATTCATACCGAAAGATAAACTTTTCGATTTAACAAGCTCTTGAATTTCAGTTAAAGATTTTTTACCGAAGTTTCTGAATTTCAACATATCAGCAACATCATAAGAAACCAGATCCGCAAGCGTACGAATATCTGCAGCTTTAAGGCAGTTCAAAGCACGTACTGAAAGATCCAGATCAACCAATTCAGTTTTCAAAATTTTACGCATGTGTAAAATTTCTTCATCAACTTCCTTAGTTTCTTCTTTAGCCTGAGATTCTAATACCAAATTCTCATCAGAGAACAACATAAAGTGCTGAATCAAGATTTTTGCAGCCTCTTTAAGCGCCTCTTCCGGATGGATAGAACCATCTGTAGAGATATCCAATATTAATTTCTCATAATCTGTTTTTTGTTCAACACGATAATTTTCAATCGTATATTTTACATTTTTCATTGGGGTAAATATCGAATCGATAGCAATTACTCCAACAACAGCGTCATTAATTTTATTCTCCTCTGCAGGTACATAACCACGTCCTTTATTAATGGTTAATTCCACCTCTAAAGTAACGGACTTCTCCATGTTACAAATAACGAAATCAGGGTTAAGCACCTCGAAGTTGTTAGAGAATTTGGTAATATCACCAGCAACAAATTGCTCCTGACCATTTACCAAAATAAAAACTTTCTCAGAATCACCAGCATCGCCAGTTTTTTTAAAACGAACTTGTTTTAAATTTAAAATGATTTCTGTTAAATCTTCAACAACACCTTTTATTGTAGAAAACTCATGAGATACGCCTGAAAAACGAATACTTGTAATGGCATAACCTTCTAAAGAAGAAAGCAATATTCTTCTCAAGGCATTACCAATTGTTACACCGAAACCGGGCTCTAAAGGACGGAACTCAAATGTACCATCGAAATCAGTTGATTTCTGCATGATTACTTTATCGGGTTTCTGAAATGCTAAAATTGCCATTTATAATGTTTTTAGATCGTTATTAAAATTATGCAACGTAAAAAAGTTAATTGCCCTAAGGCAATTAACTAAATATATTACTTAGAGTATAACTCTACTATAAGGTTTTCTTTGATATTTTCTGGTATCTCGTCGCGATTTGGATAAGTTAAGAACTTACCTGACAATTCACTTGCATTCCAGTCTAACCAATTAAATTTATTGATTACTCTTCCTGCTACTGAATTGGTAATAGCTTCCAAAGTTTTAGATTTTTCGCGTACCGCGATAACATCACCAGCTTTCAATTGATAAGATGGGATATTAACAACTTCACCGTTAACTGTTACGTGTTTATGGCTAACTAACTGGCGTGCAGCTGAACGTGTCGTAGCGATACCTAATCTGTAAACTGTATTGTCTAAACGAGCTTCTAATAATTGTAATAAGTTATCACCTGTAATACCTTCGCGTGAAGACGCTTTAGTAAATAAGTTACGGAATTGACGCTCTAATACACCATAGGTATATTTAACTTTTTGCTTTTCCATCAACTGTACAGCGTACTCAGACTGTTTACCTCTTCTTTTTGAAGCACCATGTTGCCCAGGAGGGTAGTTTTTTCTGTCTAGTACTTTATCAGGACCAAAAATTGGCTCTCTGAACTTACGGGCGATTTTGGACTTAGGTCCTGTATATCTTGCCATTGCTTTTTGTTTTAAAGTATCATACAACCTTACGCTGCAGACTCTTAGCTTTAAAAATTAATAAATTAAACTCTTCTCTTTTTAGGAGGACGACATCCGTTGTGCGGAAGCGGGGTAATATCTTTGATTGAGGTTACTTCAATTCCTGAAACCTGCAATGTTCTGATTGCAGACTCACGACCAGAACCTGGACCTTTAACAAAAACATCTACTTTACGCAAACCCAAATCAAATGCTACTTTACCGCAATCAGATGCAGCTTGACCTGCTGCATATGGAGTGTTCTTTTTAGAACCCTTGAAGCCCATTTTACCTGCAGAAGACCATGAAATAGTTTGACCGTTGTTATTTGTCAAGGTAACAATGATATTGTTAAAAGTAGCATTGATGTGTGCCTGACCAACAGGCTCGATCACAACAATACGCTTTTTGGTAACTTTTTTACTCTTAGCCATAATTATTATTCAGTACTAATTTTATTTAGTAGCTTTTTTCTTGTTTGCAACTGTTTTTCTCTTGCCTTTACGTGTACGAGAGTTGTTCTTAGTACGTTGACCACGCACTGGCAAACCTTTTCTGTGACGTAAACCACGGTAGCAACCGATATCCATTAAACGCTTAATGTTCAATTGAACCTCTGAACGTAAAGCACCTTCTACTTTGATGCCATCGTTGATAATGGTACGAATTGCCGATAATTCATCATCAGACCAATCCTGTACTTTTTTGTTAAAATCGATACCTGCTTCCGTTAAGATAC
Encoded proteins:
- a CDS encoding 2'-5' RNA ligase family protein; its protein translation is MQSLFFIAILPPTAISNDIDEIRKQCSLDHKVYKALKPPVHITIIPPFRLEQVLESKLISYLELCRNFQPFEQKLKDYAGFPPRVIFINAMKNPGITALHKQIKDRIKTFLKESRGSINPHITIAYRDVEPQVYMQIMEEYSKRNFQADFIVNKFALLKHDGKKWNLFKEFESTSVQEGQYKMDI
- the rpsK gene encoding 30S ribosomal protein S11, with translation MAKSKKVTKKRIVVIEPVGQAHINATFNNIIVTLTNNNGQTISWSSAGKMGFKGSKKNTPYAAGQAASDCGKVAFDLGLRKVDVFVKGPGSGRESAIRTLQVSGIEVTSIKDITPLPHNGCRPPKKRRV
- the rpsD gene encoding 30S ribosomal protein S4, with translation MARYTGPKSKIARKFREPIFGPDKVLDRKNYPPGQHGASKRRGKQSEYAVQLMEKQKVKYTYGVLERQFRNLFTKASSREGITGDNLLQLLEARLDNTVYRLGIATTRSAARQLVSHKHVTVNGEVVNIPSYQLKAGDVIAVREKSKTLEAITNSVAGRVINKFNWLDWNASELSGKFLTYPNRDEIPENIKENLIVELYSK
- the rpsM gene encoding 30S ribosomal protein S13, which translates into the protein MARISGIDLPRNKRGEIGLTYIFGVGRATAQRILTEAGIDFNKKVQDWSDDELSAIRTIINDGIKVEGALRSEVQLNIKRLMDIGCYRGLRHRKGLPVRGQRTKNNSRTRKGKRKTVANKKKATK
- a CDS encoding DNA-directed RNA polymerase subunit alpha → MAILAFQKPDKVIMQKSTDFDGTFEFRPLEPGFGVTIGNALRRILLSSLEGYAITSIRFSGVSHEFSTIKGVVEDLTEIILNLKQVRFKKTGDAGDSEKVFILVNGQEQFVAGDITKFSNNFEVLNPDFVICNMEKSVTLEVELTINKGRGYVPAEENKINDAVVGVIAIDSIFTPMKNVKYTIENYRVEQKTDYEKLILDISTDGSIHPEEALKEAAKILIQHFMLFSDENLVLESQAKEETKEVDEEILHMRKILKTELVDLDLSVRALNCLKAADIRTLADLVSYDVADMLKFRNFGKKSLTEIQELVKSKSLSFGMNLSKFKLDEE
- a CDS encoding SAM-dependent methyltransferase — protein: MSNQVYLQQFKDQLSQSITQHTFVKISLGNYQGNEKELKNIYVRKVKIKRSDMLSFTYRYRTRDIIKNFPVAEGITLIERFISNDFKIATLFTTEKEFILEHSKKQLISLRERELSKPIQPILSHNREKKRLIQSVGKHYLTELKLTDSEGNVFKSAQDKYKQINQYIEILSSLMKELPVGSIKNVVDMGSGKGYLTFALYDYLQQLAEDKIQITGVEYREDLVALCNGIAERSGFNQLNFVQGTIEDYVVPAIDLLIALHACDTATDDAIYKGIKANAQLIVVAPCCHKQIRRELEKYKTKNELSFLTKYGIFMERQAEMVTDGIRALILEYFGYKTKVFEFISDAHTPKNVLVVGIKSDDKQIPENTQLVKKVEIAKKIAETKAYFGIGYHHLERLFGLDQ
- the rplQ gene encoding 50S ribosomal protein L17; translated protein: MRHGKKVNHLGRTDSHRKAMLANMASSLIKHKRISTTLAKAKALRMYVEPIITKSKNDTTHSRRIVFSYLQDKETVTELFRDVAAKVANRPGGYTRIIKLNNRLGDNAEMALIELVDYNEVYGKEAESAEKKTTRRGRSKAKKSDAPAAKAEKAEVVAEEAPATEDVAPATETKTEDKGE